Proteins encoded within one genomic window of Ptiloglossa arizonensis isolate GNS036 chromosome 3, iyPtiAriz1_principal, whole genome shotgun sequence:
- the Spz5 gene encoding spatzle 5 Toll-1 receptor isoform X1 — translation MMLAVKFKQISDAEKICLVNAHGEPCLEYGCPGRPRYEPFVPAPPGHTPNCAKPGQTFCESLDHYPRQLIKFLVDKCSFDFSSALRDESKDNLNIYRLIPDYSEGYDYPPQGEQQLHSQALPFLPSQYSLRGQQTLIYGTPTNDTRQNGYRYATPGQSPRNPFLIDDATPSVKYHPDGQRSNGGDRSFYSQPQSLNSFGQGRTWWANRYTRNSKAAPRTVYENPLSRYSKSGKTREKRQSNNLDAITLCPTEAQYITPRAALNNEGNWMYVVNLQDQDQKYSQVVRSERCTTNVCNGICSVPTGYTSRCQQQYVQKRLVALRGSGNQLYTDVFWFPHGCSCQIMLNY, via the exons ATGATGCTTGCcgttaaattcaaacaaatttcagacgcagaaaag ATATGTTTGGTGAACGCTCACGGCGAGCCTTGCCTCGAATACGGATGTCCTGGACGACCGCGTTACGAACCTTTTGTTCCTGCACCTCCGGGGCACACTCCTAATTGCGCAAAGCCTGGACAAACGTTCTGCGAAAGTCTCGATCACTATCCTAG ACAGTTGATTAAATTTCTCGTGGACAAATGCAGCTTCGACTTTAGCTCCGCGCTGCGAGACGAGTCCAAagacaatttaaatatttacag GTTGATCCCGGATTACTCGGAGGGTTACGATTATCCCCCGCAGGGAGAGCAGCAGCTCCATTCGCAAGCGTTACCGTTTCTGCCGTCTCAGTATTCTCTGCGAGGGCAGCAGACTTTAATTTATGGAACTCCGACCAACGACACTCGCCAGAATGG GTACAGATACGCCACACCTGGCCAGTCACCGAGGAATCCGTTTTTGATCGACGACGCGACGCCCAGCGTCAAGTATCATCCCGACGGACAACGTAGCAACGGTGGCGATCGTTCCTTCTATTCCCAACCGCAATCGCTGAACTCGTTCGGACAGGGTCGTACATGGTGGGCAAACAG ATACACGCGGAACAGTAAAGCAGCGCCTCGCACGGTTTACGAGaatccgttatcgagatacAGCAAGTCGGGCAAGACGCGTGAGAAGAGGCAGTCGAATAATCTCGACGCGATCACGCTTTGTCCAACGGAAGCGCAATACATCACGCCCAGGGCGGCTCTGAACAACGAGGGGAACTGGATGTACGTGGTGAACCTTCAGGACCAGGACCAGAAGTATTCGCAAGTTGTGAGGAGCGAGCGATGCAC GACGAACGTCTGCAACGGTATCTGCTCCGTTCCAACGGGTTATACCAGCAGATGTCAGCAACAATACGTTCAGAAGAGATTGGTGGCGCTACGTGGAAGCGGAAACCAACTGTACACCGACGTATTTTGGTTCCCACACGGTTGCTCCTGTCAGATTATGCTGAATTATTGA
- the Spz5 gene encoding spatzle 5 Toll-1 receptor isoform X2, translating to MRHFLDVLIIICLVNAHGEPCLEYGCPGRPRYEPFVPAPPGHTPNCAKPGQTFCESLDHYPRQLIKFLVDKCSFDFSSALRDESKDNLNIYRLIPDYSEGYDYPPQGEQQLHSQALPFLPSQYSLRGQQTLIYGTPTNDTRQNGYRYATPGQSPRNPFLIDDATPSVKYHPDGQRSNGGDRSFYSQPQSLNSFGQGRTWWANRYTRNSKAAPRTVYENPLSRYSKSGKTREKRQSNNLDAITLCPTEAQYITPRAALNNEGNWMYVVNLQDQDQKYSQVVRSERCTTNVCNGICSVPTGYTSRCQQQYVQKRLVALRGSGNQLYTDVFWFPHGCSCQIMLNY from the exons ATGAGACACTTTTTGGATGTGCTGATAATT ATATGTTTGGTGAACGCTCACGGCGAGCCTTGCCTCGAATACGGATGTCCTGGACGACCGCGTTACGAACCTTTTGTTCCTGCACCTCCGGGGCACACTCCTAATTGCGCAAAGCCTGGACAAACGTTCTGCGAAAGTCTCGATCACTATCCTAG ACAGTTGATTAAATTTCTCGTGGACAAATGCAGCTTCGACTTTAGCTCCGCGCTGCGAGACGAGTCCAAagacaatttaaatatttacag GTTGATCCCGGATTACTCGGAGGGTTACGATTATCCCCCGCAGGGAGAGCAGCAGCTCCATTCGCAAGCGTTACCGTTTCTGCCGTCTCAGTATTCTCTGCGAGGGCAGCAGACTTTAATTTATGGAACTCCGACCAACGACACTCGCCAGAATGG GTACAGATACGCCACACCTGGCCAGTCACCGAGGAATCCGTTTTTGATCGACGACGCGACGCCCAGCGTCAAGTATCATCCCGACGGACAACGTAGCAACGGTGGCGATCGTTCCTTCTATTCCCAACCGCAATCGCTGAACTCGTTCGGACAGGGTCGTACATGGTGGGCAAACAG ATACACGCGGAACAGTAAAGCAGCGCCTCGCACGGTTTACGAGaatccgttatcgagatacAGCAAGTCGGGCAAGACGCGTGAGAAGAGGCAGTCGAATAATCTCGACGCGATCACGCTTTGTCCAACGGAAGCGCAATACATCACGCCCAGGGCGGCTCTGAACAACGAGGGGAACTGGATGTACGTGGTGAACCTTCAGGACCAGGACCAGAAGTATTCGCAAGTTGTGAGGAGCGAGCGATGCAC GACGAACGTCTGCAACGGTATCTGCTCCGTTCCAACGGGTTATACCAGCAGATGTCAGCAACAATACGTTCAGAAGAGATTGGTGGCGCTACGTGGAAGCGGAAACCAACTGTACACCGACGTATTTTGGTTCCCACACGGTTGCTCCTGTCAGATTATGCTGAATTATTGA